Proteins from a single region of Dyadobacter fanqingshengii:
- a CDS encoding Txe/YoeB family addiction module toxin, whose amino-acid sequence MSYSIELTPKALEGIDKLKKSGNKPVLKKIRRLLEELTEHPYTGTGQPEQLKHNLAGFWSRRINQEHRIVYAVDEKKVTVTIISANGHYTSS is encoded by the coding sequence ATGAGCTATTCCATTGAACTTACTCCAAAGGCTCTTGAAGGAATTGATAAACTTAAAAAATCCGGTAATAAACCTGTTCTGAAGAAAATCCGAAGACTTCTTGAAGAATTGACCGAGCATCCTTATACTGGAACAGGACAGCCAGAACAATTGAAACATAACCTTGCAGGTTTCTGGTCCAGAAGAATAAACCAGGAACACCGGATCGTTTATGCCGTCGATGAGAAAAAAGTGACTGTTACAATCATTTCTGCAAATGGGCATTACACTTCCTCCTAG
- a CDS encoding type II toxin-antitoxin system Phd/YefM family antitoxin: MLVISSREFRDNQKKYMDLADKNEQIIIQRGKEKAYALTPVSTRDQYFMDPGTMADIEEGIKQFREGNTIKVEKADFDKLLGL, translated from the coding sequence ATGCTAGTCATTAGCTCACGGGAATTCAGGGATAACCAAAAAAAATATATGGATCTGGCCGATAAAAACGAACAAATCATCATTCAACGTGGTAAGGAAAAAGCTTACGCTTTAACTCCTGTTAGCACGCGTGATCAATATTTCATGGATCCGGGAACAATGGCTGACATTGAGGAAGGGATTAAACAGTTTCGTGAAGGCAACACAATAAAGGTCGAAAAAGCCGATTTTGATAAGTTACTCGGTCTATGA
- a CDS encoding nucleoside hydrolase-like domain-containing protein: MVISTVMEGKLKDLGSLFIAILLALGSFAAHAQQKPRIFISTDIGGTDPDDFQSMIHLLMYADLFQIEGLVSTSFQTGRKKDILDMIDLYEKDLPKLKKRSSGFPEPVSLRNVCKQGATAWAPYAGFRKSTEGSEWLISCAKKSVDQPLWVLVWGGIEDVAQALHDAPEIKDKIRVYWIGGPNKKWGVNAYDYIAQNHPDLWMIECNATYRGWFMDPESPKDITAESFYPNYIKGRGEMGKDFIRYYKGNIKMGDTPSLAYVMHGKPENPSGESWGGTFTPITRSSKTIFNRNSTTADTVATYGVIEWRFNGPKINVSADSTVFSLRTGGQQWPGYYIGDGKYAVRYSPKQVEIGEYITISPIAELNGQKGKYVSTAPWPGKPEPNDYKLGKHWYGDLPNPELFLGQQQGAKTVAKHRKEFLTDWAKRWRWLE; this comes from the coding sequence ATGGTCATTTCAACTGTAATGGAGGGTAAGCTGAAAGATCTAGGCAGCCTGTTTATCGCTATTTTGCTGGCCCTGGGCTCCTTTGCAGCCCACGCGCAACAGAAACCACGCATTTTCATCAGCACCGATATTGGCGGGACTGATCCGGACGATTTCCAGTCCATGATCCATTTGCTGATGTATGCCGATCTTTTTCAGATTGAAGGATTGGTTTCCACATCATTTCAAACAGGCCGCAAGAAAGATATCCTGGACATGATCGATCTCTACGAAAAAGATCTCCCCAAACTAAAAAAACGCAGCAGCGGCTTTCCTGAGCCTGTTTCACTTCGAAATGTTTGCAAACAGGGAGCAACCGCCTGGGCCCCATATGCCGGATTCAGAAAATCTACCGAAGGTTCGGAATGGCTAATTTCCTGCGCTAAAAAGTCAGTAGATCAGCCGCTTTGGGTGTTGGTTTGGGGTGGCATTGAGGACGTTGCGCAAGCATTGCACGATGCGCCTGAGATCAAGGACAAGATCCGCGTTTACTGGATTGGCGGCCCTAACAAAAAGTGGGGCGTAAATGCCTACGATTACATTGCCCAAAACCATCCCGACCTGTGGATGATCGAATGCAACGCCACCTACCGGGGCTGGTTTATGGATCCGGAATCGCCCAAAGACATTACTGCGGAATCCTTTTACCCCAACTACATCAAGGGACGGGGTGAAATGGGGAAGGATTTTATCAGATACTACAAGGGCAACATTAAAATGGGCGATACGCCTTCGCTCGCGTACGTCATGCATGGCAAGCCCGAAAATCCGTCAGGCGAAAGCTGGGGCGGCACTTTTACTCCCATCACAAGAAGTTCGAAGACGATTTTCAACCGCAACAGCACCACAGCCGACACCGTCGCCACCTACGGCGTCATTGAATGGCGTTTCAACGGCCCGAAGATTAATGTTTCTGCCGACTCAACAGTGTTCTCACTACGCACAGGCGGCCAGCAATGGCCCGGTTACTACATCGGCGACGGAAAATACGCCGTCCGTTACTCTCCCAAGCAGGTGGAAATAGGCGAATACATCACCATCAGCCCGATTGCCGAGCTCAATGGCCAGAAGGGAAAATACGTCAGCACAGCACCCTGGCCCGGAAAACCGGAACCCAATGATTACAAATTGGGCAAACACTGGTACGGCGACCTGCCCAACCCAGAGCTATTCCTTGGCCAGCAACAAGGAGCAAAAACCGTAGCCAAACACCGAAAAGAGTTCTTAACGGACTGGGCAAAGCGGTGGCGTTGGTTGGAGTGA
- a CDS encoding ice-binding family protein gives MKTSFIHILTVTSLTVLGVNFCSAQAVPNFGVADRFALYTAAGEFANTGTTTVIGDIGTGVGVQTGDPVTVTGQTHFADPTGVAAIANVAAAYALLASPTSNPCDFSLSSTITGGTVLEPGIHCSTAATSMTGSLILDGDADAIFIIKINGAFSFDGTSNIVLTGGTLAKNVYWQVGGALNLAADTDFIGTVVNDGAISLASGASLTGRALSVAGKVSLNNNTVSNAEVSLPVTLVSFEVKQGENASAMLNWATTSESNSDHFEIQRSQNGKAWIKIASVLSSGESKQLLTYSFTDLTPRAGNNLYRLKMVDKDQSFAFSRIRSINLQSDNRTALYPNPAIDHLKVLTSDLDKVERVQFIDVAGKLILDQKRSGSSNVISEFNINSFPAGLYIVKVTFADGSVDGAKIVKK, from the coding sequence ATGAAAACATCTTTCATCCACATTCTGACAGTTACTTCTTTAACCGTTTTAGGTGTTAATTTTTGCTCGGCTCAGGCGGTGCCCAATTTTGGCGTTGCAGACCGATTTGCGCTTTACACAGCAGCCGGAGAATTTGCCAACACTGGCACAACGACCGTAATTGGTGATATTGGGACCGGAGTGGGCGTTCAAACGGGTGACCCCGTTACGGTTACCGGACAAACTCACTTTGCTGATCCAACGGGAGTTGCTGCGATCGCAAATGTAGCTGCTGCCTATGCCCTGCTGGCAAGTCCCACGAGCAATCCCTGCGACTTTTCCCTGAGCTCGACAATAACCGGCGGCACCGTTCTGGAGCCAGGCATACATTGCAGTACAGCTGCAACCTCTATGACCGGTTCTCTGATTCTGGATGGCGATGCGGATGCGATTTTTATCATTAAGATCAATGGCGCATTTTCTTTTGACGGCACTTCGAACATCGTGCTCACAGGCGGGACTTTGGCGAAAAATGTATACTGGCAAGTCGGCGGTGCTTTGAATCTGGCAGCGGACACAGATTTTATAGGAACTGTTGTTAATGACGGCGCTATATCACTGGCTTCGGGCGCTTCACTTACAGGCAGGGCTTTGTCTGTTGCCGGAAAAGTTTCCCTCAATAACAACACCGTTTCAAATGCAGAAGTATCGCTTCCCGTAACGCTGGTAAGTTTTGAGGTTAAGCAGGGCGAAAATGCTTCGGCAATGCTGAACTGGGCTACAACTTCGGAAAGCAACAGCGACCATTTTGAAATTCAGCGCAGCCAAAATGGAAAGGCCTGGATCAAAATTGCGAGTGTATTATCGAGTGGCGAAAGCAAGCAACTTCTCACTTATTCCTTTACGGATTTAACGCCTCGTGCGGGTAATAATTTGTACCGATTGAAAATGGTGGATAAGGACCAGAGCTTCGCTTTTAGCAGGATCAGAAGCATTAATCTGCAGTCAGACAATAGAACAGCGCTTTACCCCAACCCAGCCATTGACCACTTAAAGGTTCTTACCAGCGACCTGGATAAGGTCGAGCGCGTACAATTTATCGATGTTGCGGGCAAGTTAATTTTGGATCAAAAACGCTCCGGTTCTTCGAATGTGATTTCAGAATTTAATATCAATAGTTTCCCTGCCGGACTTTATATTGTCAAGGTGACTTTCGCCGACGGATCAGTGGATGGTGCTAAAATAGTGAAGAAATAG
- a CDS encoding helix-turn-helix domain-containing protein produces the protein MKLYIKNMVSLRCKMVVAKELQKLDIPFTVLDLGMVDLTGDILPAQLALLKLNLLGSGLELMDDKKSILIEKIKNLIIQMVHYSDELPRMNHSEYISEQLGYDYTYLANIFSEVKGISIQQFIIIHKIERVKELILYDELNLTEISHKLHYSSVAYLSKQFKQTTGLSPSFYKQLNGKRKDNLENV, from the coding sequence ATGAAACTTTACATTAAAAACATGGTCAGTTTGCGGTGCAAGATGGTGGTAGCCAAAGAATTGCAAAAGTTAGACATTCCTTTTACCGTTCTGGATTTAGGAATGGTCGACTTGACAGGTGATATTCTTCCTGCTCAGCTTGCGCTATTGAAATTAAACCTGCTCGGGTCAGGGCTGGAACTGATGGACGACAAAAAGAGCATTTTAATCGAAAAAATAAAAAACCTCATCATCCAAATGGTCCATTACTCCGACGAACTGCCGCGGATGAACCATTCCGAATACATCAGTGAGCAACTTGGATATGATTACACATATCTGGCAAACATATTCTCGGAGGTAAAAGGCATTTCCATTCAGCAATTTATCATCATTCATAAAATTGAAAGGGTCAAAGAATTGATTCTGTATGATGAGTTGAATCTTACGGAGATTTCGCACAAGCTGCATTACAGCAGTGTGGCCTATTTGTCGAAGCAGTTTAAACAAACAACCGGGCTCTCTCCCTCCTTTTACAAACAGTTAAATGGGAAGAGAAAGGACAATCTGGAAAACGTGTGA
- a CDS encoding SusC/RagA family TonB-linked outer membrane protein, whose product MNSIRQNPAQGLCRLLCAFMATGMLHAPGVVTAAAPPRVATAIDLNRHVEKTLTGKVIDEKNSPLPGVSVIIKGSSRGTTTGTDGSFTLVVEDAAQTLTFSFIGYTSQDVAIGNQSAFNITLLPSSEELTEVVVVGYGTQSSAAVTGAVSNIQAKDLSRTPSIGTSDALVGRVQGITARKADARPGAATTIQIRNLGTPLYVIDGIPSDAANFNNLGQNDIESVSILKDASAAVYGLRAANGVVLVTTKRGKAGDGPAKINISGYYGLQNFTRYPKPASAYQHMRGLVESDVNQGRTPSITPEELAKWKAGTEKGFQSFDYYKMVMRPNVPQYSVNANVSGGTEKISYFLSVGHLSQDALIKDYNFKRTNVQANVESSITKRLKVGAQISARIEDRFQVGVPGLDDYFNPFLSIFTMWPTERPYANDNPKYINQTHNVNVNPATYKKDVTGYIDEITRVVKGNFYAEYDFAFGLKVKGTYSYQYHNFDFDGFEYTYDAYTYDAATDKYNVVAGGGNQNPWRERRKRNIVDRFAQFQLNYSKTFGDHELSAVAAYEQSDNVNTYLVVHTVPPNNYIPLMSFANQDILIDEWSTEARAGYIGRVNYNFKQKYLLEAVGRYDGSFLYAPGKRFGFFPGVSAGWRISEENFFKGKLENVFSSLKIRASYGRTGSDRNATVVNEPFIVAPFSYLPGYNFLQGSAIFNGQYNIGVRPRGLPITTLSWITNISTNVGIDFGLLGGKLNGQVDLFQRKRDGLPAARYDVLLPSEVGYTLPNENLNSDTHRGIEGVLTYKSSVGQVDYTVSANATLSRRRDLDFYKPRFGNSFNEYRDSYVDRWGNINWGYQVEGQFQSQEQIESHPIDNDGQGNRTHLPGDFIYKDVNGDGIINGLDERPIGYAEGANPYLSFALNGSVSYKGFSLFADFAGASLQSFQRAWELKIPYQNNGTSPHFMLEDRWHREDPFDPTSKWIPGTYPAIRKDNSSHVNFRKSDFWITNVRYIRLRNIELGYNFDPKVFKKLGSSGLRVYVNASNLFSIDNVKKYEIDPEISSGNALVYPQQRLFNAGFSINF is encoded by the coding sequence ATGAACTCAATTAGACAAAATCCCGCTCAGGGACTTTGCAGGCTTCTATGTGCCTTTATGGCAACGGGAATGCTGCATGCTCCGGGCGTTGTAACTGCCGCAGCGCCTCCCCGCGTGGCGACGGCAATTGATCTCAACCGACATGTTGAAAAAACCTTGACCGGCAAGGTTATCGATGAAAAAAACTCGCCTTTGCCAGGCGTTAGCGTCATCATTAAAGGAAGCAGCCGGGGAACAACCACAGGCACGGACGGAAGTTTTACGCTGGTGGTTGAAGATGCGGCGCAAACGCTGACCTTTTCTTTCATCGGCTATACTTCCCAGGACGTCGCTATTGGCAACCAATCTGCATTTAACATAACATTGCTTCCCAGCAGCGAGGAACTTACCGAGGTTGTAGTTGTGGGTTACGGCACGCAATCATCGGCAGCGGTAACGGGTGCGGTAAGTAACATTCAGGCGAAAGACTTGAGCAGGACGCCTTCGATCGGAACTTCGGATGCGTTGGTCGGACGGGTGCAAGGGATCACGGCGCGGAAGGCAGATGCGCGTCCGGGTGCCGCAACGACCATCCAGATCCGGAATCTGGGAACACCGCTTTATGTCATTGACGGGATTCCTTCCGACGCGGCCAACTTCAATAACCTGGGACAGAACGACATTGAGAGTGTTTCTATCCTGAAAGATGCGTCTGCGGCCGTTTATGGACTTCGTGCAGCGAATGGCGTTGTGCTGGTAACCACAAAGCGAGGTAAAGCGGGAGATGGGCCTGCGAAGATCAACATTTCGGGTTATTATGGTTTGCAAAACTTTACGCGTTATCCCAAGCCGGCGAGCGCTTACCAGCATATGCGCGGTCTTGTGGAATCGGACGTGAATCAGGGACGCACGCCTTCGATCACGCCTGAAGAACTGGCCAAATGGAAAGCAGGAACCGAAAAAGGTTTCCAGAGTTTTGATTATTACAAAATGGTCATGCGTCCGAATGTGCCCCAATATTCGGTGAATGCCAATGTTTCCGGCGGCACGGAAAAAATCAGTTACTTCCTTTCTGTGGGACATTTAAGCCAGGACGCATTGATCAAGGACTACAATTTCAAGCGTACGAATGTGCAGGCGAATGTGGAGTCGAGCATTACCAAAAGGCTGAAAGTGGGGGCGCAGATCAGCGCGCGTATTGAAGACCGTTTCCAGGTGGGTGTGCCGGGACTGGATGATTATTTCAACCCATTCCTGAGTATTTTCACCATGTGGCCTACCGAGCGTCCTTACGCGAACGATAACCCGAAATACATTAACCAGACGCATAATGTGAATGTGAACCCAGCCACTTACAAGAAAGATGTGACGGGTTACATAGATGAGATCACGCGCGTTGTTAAAGGAAACTTTTACGCTGAATACGATTTTGCATTTGGCCTGAAAGTGAAAGGAACATATTCATACCAATATCACAACTTCGATTTTGATGGTTTTGAGTACACTTATGATGCTTATACCTACGATGCGGCAACCGACAAATACAATGTAGTAGCAGGCGGCGGCAACCAGAATCCCTGGCGTGAGCGTCGGAAACGAAACATTGTGGACCGTTTTGCGCAGTTCCAATTGAATTACAGCAAAACATTTGGCGATCACGAACTCTCGGCCGTTGCGGCTTACGAGCAGTCGGATAATGTAAACACTTACCTGGTTGTGCACACGGTTCCGCCCAATAATTACATTCCACTCATGTCATTTGCCAATCAGGACATATTGATCGACGAATGGAGCACGGAGGCCAGGGCGGGATACATTGGCCGGGTTAATTATAACTTTAAACAAAAGTATCTGCTGGAAGCTGTGGGACGCTATGACGGTTCTTTCCTCTATGCGCCTGGAAAGCGCTTCGGATTTTTTCCCGGTGTGTCGGCAGGATGGCGGATTTCGGAAGAGAATTTCTTCAAAGGGAAACTTGAAAACGTGTTCAGCAGCTTGAAAATCCGAGCTTCTTATGGTCGCACGGGAAGTGACAGAAATGCTACTGTTGTCAATGAACCGTTCATCGTTGCGCCATTCAGCTATTTGCCCGGCTACAATTTTTTGCAGGGTAGCGCCATTTTCAATGGCCAGTATAACATTGGTGTAAGGCCGCGAGGTTTGCCGATCACGACGCTTTCCTGGATTACCAACATTTCGACCAACGTAGGAATTGATTTTGGTTTGCTGGGCGGAAAATTGAATGGTCAGGTGGATCTTTTCCAAAGAAAAAGAGACGGACTTCCTGCTGCCCGCTATGACGTGCTGCTGCCTTCGGAAGTGGGATACACATTGCCGAACGAAAACCTGAACAGCGATACGCACCGCGGAATTGAAGGTGTGTTGACATATAAAAGCTCGGTAGGGCAGGTGGATTACACGGTGAGCGCCAATGCAACGTTATCCCGCCGCCGCGACCTGGATTTTTACAAACCGCGTTTTGGCAATTCCTTTAATGAATACCGCGACTCATACGTTGACCGCTGGGGCAACATTAACTGGGGTTACCAGGTCGAAGGCCAGTTTCAGTCGCAGGAGCAAATTGAAAGCCACCCGATTGACAATGATGGACAGGGTAATCGCACCCATCTTCCAGGGGATTTTATTTACAAAGACGTGAATGGCGACGGCATTATCAATGGTCTTGATGAGCGCCCGATCGGTTATGCAGAAGGTGCCAATCCTTACCTGAGCTTTGCGCTTAACGGAAGCGTTTCTTACAAAGGGTTCTCACTGTTCGCCGATTTTGCGGGTGCTTCGCTGCAAAGCTTCCAGCGCGCCTGGGAATTGAAAATCCCTTACCAGAACAACGGAACTTCGCCTCATTTCATGCTGGAAGACCGTTGGCACCGTGAAGATCCGTTTGATCCGACCAGTAAATGGATCCCAGGAACTTATCCGGCCATCAGAAAAGATAATTCGAGCCATGTGAATTTTCGGAAAAGCGATTTCTGGATTACTAATGTTCGTTATATCCGTCTGAGAAACATTGAGTTAGGGTATAATTTTGATCCAAAGGTTTTCAAAAAACTGGGAAGTAGCGGTCTTCGGGTTTATGTCAACGCGAGCAATTTGTTCTCGATCGACAATGTGAAGAAATATGAGATAGATCCCGAGATTTCTTCCGGTAATGCGCTCGTATATCCGCAGCAGCGCCTGTTTAATGCCGGTTTTAGTATCAATTTTTAA